The genomic region GTTTTAAGCTGCGTGGGCAAGCTGCCGCACTACCGTTCAAGACAATGTATGTTACGGCGCCGGAGGGACACACGATCGGCATAGAGATGGAGCGCATGATCAAAGCCACACCGACAACCCGTTTATCTCAAAGCGCTGCAGAAGCGGAAGCAACCCTGGACATTATCAGTGCGATAAATGAAAGAGCCATTTTGTCTTTGTCCGGTGGTGGTCGCGTACGGGATTTTAATTTGATTTATCGGGTGAATTATCGCGTATTGGATAACAGAGGTATCGAAATCATGCCCAATACTGAAGTATCCTTAACCCGGGTTCTACCGTTTCTGGATGCGCAAATCCTGGCTAAGGAAGCGGAAGAGAGGTTATTGTTAAAAGATATGCAATCCGACGCAATTCAACAAATCCTGTGGCGTTTATCGACGATTAAGTTTCCCGCGGAAAGCACGCAGTAATCCTGTGATCGTTTCGCATAGTGTATTTTTACCATGCGCATAAAGCTTGAGCAATTAGCGCAATCGCTGCAAAAGCAAACTGCATCTCTATACACTTTATTGGGCAATGAACCGCTGCTGATTCTGGAAGCTGCGGACCTGATCCGCGCTCACGCGCACCAACATGGGTATACCGAACGCAAAGTTTTCACTGTCGATCAGCACTTCGATTGGTCTGATCTGCTGCATGCCGGCAATAATCTGTCCTTGTTTGGTGAGCGTAAAATTATGGATATTCGCATCCCTTCCGGCAAACCCGGCAAGGAAGGCGGTAAAGCCATCGAGGCCTATTGCGATACCCTTCCTCAAGACACGCTGACACTCCTCACGTTACCTCGGATCGATAAACAAGGACAAGCAACACGGTGGTTCAAAGCACTCGAAACCTCCGGCGTTCTAATTCAAGCGTACCCAATAGAACGTAATCAGCTGCCCATCTGGATCGGACAACGTCTTGACAAACAGCAACAAAAAACTGATTCTGCCACGCTGCAATTTCTTGCGGACCAGGTTGAAGGCAATTTACTCGCCGCTCATCAGGAAATTCAGAAACTTGCATTGCTCTACCCCAGCGGCAATTTAACTTTCGAGCAAATCAAGGATGCGGTGCTGAATGTAGCGCGCTATGATGCATTTCAATTATCAGATGCCATGATCCATGGGGATTCCGCACGCTTTATCCGTATCCTGACCGGTTTGCAAGCTGAAGGTGTTGCTCCGTTACTAATTCTCGCCACCTTAACTGAACAAATACGACAACTCATTATAATCCGCAAGGGCCTCGACACGGGTCAGTCACCCGTTCAGTTACTGCAAACCGCCAGAATCTGGGGTGATCGGCAAAAATCAGTACAAGCTGCCGCCAAACGCATCAACCTGCAAGTACTAATGCAGGGCTTATCCGATGCTGCAATGATAGATCGGATGATTAAAGGGGCGGCCCAAGGGGACGCTTGGGATAGATTGGTACAACTAGGACTGCGCCTCACACTTCAAAAAAATAAAAATTTCATCAGTATAATTAAGTAATTGCCATTTCATCAGACGGATTATTCGAAGCAGGCTATTACTGCATTTTGATACCACAATTCATTTCTGTTGACACTTGACTGGAGTAGTTTTTATTTTTAATGACCCGTCGGTCAAAAATAATACTGTCACAATTCGATATCACTACCCATAAATCAAAATCGTGGAAAAATGATCTGATCAACTCAAACTGAGAGTCAGATTCTCTTGGGCAGTACCGGCTTTGATTCTTTGAGGGATTAGCACATTTATTTAAACTGATCTCAGATCAGAGTAAACAAAACAGAGACATCAATCATTAGGATCCAATATTGTTACAAAACTTTATTTGCACCATATTTGATCTAGATCAATACTCTCGCTATTAGTAATTCATTTTTTAAAATATAGGTCGCTGCATTGCTTACAAAATTTCATAAATACAGGAAGGATGACAGCGATGAGAGTAAATCTGCCAGTTTCTAATACAGAATATCCTATTGACGATGATACCCTAATTTTATCCACCACTGACACAAAAGGACGCATTACCTATGTAAATCAGACTTTTATTGAGGTTAGCGGATTCTCGACAGAAGAACTGATAGGTAAAGCGCATAACATTGTGCGGCACCCTGATATGCCACCACAGGCATTTGAAGATTTATGGAGAACACTCCAAGCTGGCAAACCATGGACTGGACTGGTTAAGAATCGCCGTAAAAATGGAGATTTTTATTGGGTTCTTGGTAACGCCACACCCCTGATAGAAAATGGATCTATTGTTGGCTATTTGTCTGTGCGCACAAAGCCCTCTCGTCAAGTAATCGAAACAATCGCGCCAATATATCGTCAATTTATTAATGGAACGGCTAGAAATCTGAAAATTGAAAATGGCGGCATTGTTCGTACCGATTTTGTTGGCAAGGTTAACTCATTTCTTAAAATGACTTTGGGTAAGCGTATCGCACTGTATATGTCTATACCAACACTCTTGTTATTAAGCGCGGTAAGTGCTGGTTGGTGGGGGTTAACGCAAGCAGCAACAACTTCATGGTTAAATGATTTTATTTTAACTACCGCCACCAGCGGTACTTTATTAATGTGTTTAGCTGGATTCTTGATAAGGCAAAATACGCTAGAACCGTTGAATAAAGCTATAGAAATAGCGAATACCCTCGCTGCTGGTGATCTGCAATCCAAAATCACCAATAAGTTTTCGGATGAGTTTGGTGTTTTGATTAAATCCCTTACACAAATGGGTATTAATCTCAGAGCAACCGTTTCAGATGTTCGCAACAGCGCTGAATCAGTGCGCCAAGCATCCAGTGAAATAGCCAGTGGTAATCTGGATTTATCTCAGCGTACAGAAGAGCAAGCTTCATCACTTGAAGAAACTGCATCCAGTATGGAAGAACTTACTTCAACAGTAAAACAAAATGCTGATAATGCCAGACAGGCTGATCATCTCTCGACCGATGCAAGTGATATTGCGCTTCGGGGAGGTCAGTTAATGAATGACGTGGTTAATACAATGTCTTTGATTAGTGAGAGCTCCAATAAGATTGCAAGCATTATAAATGTAATTGACGGAATTGCTTTTCAGACCAATATTCTTGCTTTGAATGCCGCTGTAGAGGCTGCTCGTGCTGGCGAACAAGGCCGGGGGTTTGCTGTTGTTGCTACAGAAGTTCGAAATCTGGCTCAACGAAGCGCAGCGGCTGCTAAGGAAATAAAGAATCTTATCGATAACTCGGTGGAAAAAGTTGAAAATGGCACCAGGCTGGTAAATGAAGCAGGCAAAACTATGGAGGAAATCGTTACTTCGATTAAACATGTTGCTGAAATTATGTCGGAAATTACAGCCGCCTCTCAAGAACAGAGCTCAGGCATCGAGCAGGTCAATCAAGCAGTTGCGCAAATGGATGAAGTTACACAGCAGAATGCTGCGTTGGTGGAAGAAGCTGCAGCATCCGCGGAATCTCTGGAAAATCAAGCCAAGGATTTGACCGGAGCAATTTCAATTTTCAAAGTCGGTCAAGCTATGAGCAATACCGCCACAATTCGACAAATTACTACTAGTAAATCAACCTCACGGAAAAATAGGGTTATTTCAGTAGTAAAAAATTATCAAGAAAAAAAGGTTGTTAACAGTGACAGGGAAAGCTGGAATAAACCTTAAGGTGCTAAAAAATAAAAATGCGCAGCGCAATACTATATCCCTATTCCGTCCAAAACACTGTCAGGAAAACATTCATACATGAATGATTCGATCATTCTTTGCCATAGCGTGTTTTCAAAAAGCTCATAAAAAAGATCCCCGCTACAGGAAGCGGGGTATCAATTATTCTTTTCAATGTACCACTTTCGAATCAGTAATGCGTTCTCAAGATCAGAAAAATAAGATTTGTTAATCCGCTTGTCTTCTTAAAAAAGCTGGAATATCCATAGGATCTACACCCGATTGGCGCATAGCTGCCACTGTAGCATTGCTTCTTCTGCCTGTGCGCATAACAGCTGGCTCCTCGGCTGAAAAAATGGAGTCCCTGTCATCCGTTCCAGTGCGAGTATGCACAACGGTTAAAGGAGAATTTTGATTCTGACTCTGGCCAACAAGACTACCTAGCCCGGTAGCTACCATCGTCACACGCAAATTATCAGTCATATTTTCATCGATAACTGTACCTACAATAATTGTGGCATCTTCAGCAGTCAAGTCTTTGATTGTATTCATTACTTCATGCACTTCACGCATTTTCAGTGTTTGACTGGCTGTAATGTTCACCAAAATACCACGCGCGCCTGACAAGGAAATATCTTCCAGTAATGGACTCGAAACGGCGCGCTCGGCAGCCACTCGTGCGCGATCAACACCCATAGCTATCGCCGAGCCCATCATTGCCATACCCATTTCAGACATGACCGTTCTGACGTCGGCAAAATCAACGTTTACCAGGCCTGGACAATTAATAACCTCCGCGATTCCGGCTACTGCACCGTGAAGCACATCGTTAGCTGCCTTGAACGCATCCAGCATAGAGATGTCATTACCCAACACCATCATTAGCTTATCGTTAGGAATTACAATCAATGAATCAACGTGTTGCGATAGCTCCTCCATCCCCGCCTTAGCTGCAACCAGACGTTTCCCTTCAAATGAAAAAGGCTTACTGACAACCGCTACGGTCAAAATACCCATTTCTTTCGCAACTTGCGCCACAACCGGTGCTGCGCCTGTACCTGTACCCCCCCCCATGCCGGCGGTAATAAACAGCATATCTGCACCCTGTATCAATTCAGCGATACGATCACGATCCTCAAGTGCAGCCTCACGTCCGATTTCGGGGTTAGCGCCTGCACCCAATCCTTTGGTAATTCCTGTGCCCAATTGCAGGATCGTTGGAGCTTTATTAGTTTTCAATGCCTGCGCATCAGTATTCATACTGATAAACTCAACGCCTTGCATTCCATTCTGGATCATATGATCCACAGCATTGCTTCCGCAGCCACCAACACCAACAACTTTGATGACCGCCTCTTGAGTATCGTTATTCATGATTTCGAACATATTGTTTCTCCTTTAGTACATTGAAATTAAAGCTGCCTGACTGTTAATACAACCCTTGAGATTTCTAATTAAAAGTTTCTTTGGAACCATCCCTTCATCCTGGAGAAAATCTGCTTGGCAGAACCCCCTTGTAATCTTGAACCATGTTGATGCTGCATCTGCTGCATACCCGCCAGAATTAAACCAATCCCTGTCGAGTATCGAGGCGTATGGATGACTTCCCTTAAATTGCCATGATAATTGGGCAAGCCCTGCCGCACAGGCATATGGAATATTTCTTCACCCAATTCCACCATCCCGCGTAGCGAAGCAGACCCTCCGGTTATTACGATACCCGATGAGAGCAGCTCTTCAAATCCACTCCGACGTAGCTCAGCCTGAACCAGACAATAAAGCTCTTCTGCACGGGGTTCTATCACTTCCGCCAAGGTTTGTTTGGAAAGCTGGCGCGAACCACGATTACCCACATCCGGAACTTCAACCATTTCTTTAGTATCTGCAAGGCTCCTCAATGCGCAACCATAGCGGCATTTGATATCCTCCGCGCTTTTGGTCGGCGTGCGCAATGCCATCGCAATATCATTGGTTATTTGATCACCAGCAATGGGTATCACCGCAGTATGTCTAATCGCCCCATGTGTAAATACCGCAATATCTGTCGTTCCACCACCAATATCGACCAGGCACACCCCCAGATCTTTTTCATCTTCAGATAATACGGCCATTGCTGATGCCAATGGCTGCAATATCAAATCACGCACTTCCAAACCGCATCGATGCACGCATTTCACAATATTCTGTGCAGCCGAAACTGCGCCTGTCACAATATGTACTTTCACCTCCAAGCGTATGCCGCTCATACCTACCGGTTCACGCACATCCTCCTGGCCATCAATAATGAATTCCTGATTCAGGACATGTAGAATTTGCTGGTCGGCGGGTATATTGACAGCCTTTGCCGCTTCCATAACACGTTCCACGTCTTTCTCAGTGACTTCCTTGTCCTTGATAGGAACCATGCCATTTGAATTAAAACCTTTGATGTGGCTGCCGGCTATCCCGGTATATACTTCATGAATTTTACAGTCCGCCATTAATTCCGCTTCTTCCAGTGCACGCTGAATCGCATTGACGGTAGTTTCAATATTGGCCACAACGCCTTTTTTTAATCCGCGGGAAGGATGGCTGCCCAATCCAATAATCTCGATTCCCCCTTCCGGAAGGACTTCCGCAACAATGGCTACAATCTTTGATGTACCAATATCAAGTCCAACGATCAGATTTCTATTGTCTCTAGTTTTATTCATCTAAATTCTATCTCACGTTTCTCTCTTAACAGCGGATTTATGAGGCTCTCGTTGCATCGTTTCGGGCATGCGGATAGCAAAACCATTGGGGTAACGCAAATCAACATATACCAATGACTCTTGCTGATTTAACCGGGCGATGCTGTGGTCATATACTGAAACATAGCGAATCAATCTCTCCTCAATCTCATTTCGTCCCAGTTCCAATACCGTCCCCGTATTCAAATGAATGCGCCATGCATAACGCTGCGTCAACATGACTTGTTCAATTTGCTGCTGTAGAGGCGCTAATATTTGATTAAAACGTCTATATTGCTGCGTTACCTCAAGAGCGCTGGCTTCATTTGGGCCAATAAAAACTGGCAAATCCATATCAGCGGTAACTCGAAATACCTCACCATGAGTATTCACCAAGGCCTGGCTTCCCCAATATGCCAATGCTTGATGCTCTTCTAACGTAACATTTAATCCGTGAGGCCACTCCCGATTCACACGGGCATCCCGTACCCATGGTAATTTTACAAAAGCTTCGCGCACTGCGGTTAAATTAACTGAAATAAAATTTCCTTCAATCTCTTTGCGCACCAAATTTTCTATTTGAGTATAGTGAACATTCTGTAATTGTGAATTATTCTTCCCCACACCCTGAACAACCTGCAGATTAATTTCTTTTATGGGAAACAGCGGCGGCCTGATTAACTGCATACCGATCCCGTACAGCACCGCCATTACCACCAAAACAAATAACGATTTGGCTAACAAATTCAGCGCATGATG from Nitrosomonas ureae harbors:
- the lptE gene encoding LPS assembly lipoprotein LptE; amino-acid sequence: MVKILKQQFLLLIVVILLLTACGFKLRGQAAALPFKTMYVTAPEGHTIGIEMERMIKATPTTRLSQSAAEAEATLDIISAINERAILSLSGGGRVRDFNLIYRVNYRVLDNRGIEIMPNTEVSLTRVLPFLDAQILAKEAEERLLLKDMQSDAIQQILWRLSTIKFPAESTQ
- the holA gene encoding DNA polymerase III subunit delta; its protein translation is MRIKLEQLAQSLQKQTASLYTLLGNEPLLILEAADLIRAHAHQHGYTERKVFTVDQHFDWSDLLHAGNNLSLFGERKIMDIRIPSGKPGKEGGKAIEAYCDTLPQDTLTLLTLPRIDKQGQATRWFKALETSGVLIQAYPIERNQLPIWIGQRLDKQQQKTDSATLQFLADQVEGNLLAAHQEIQKLALLYPSGNLTFEQIKDAVLNVARYDAFQLSDAMIHGDSARFIRILTGLQAEGVAPLLILATLTEQIRQLIIIRKGLDTGQSPVQLLQTARIWGDRQKSVQAAAKRINLQVLMQGLSDAAMIDRMIKGAAQGDAWDRLVQLGLRLTLQKNKNFISIIK
- a CDS encoding PAS domain-containing methyl-accepting chemotaxis protein is translated as MRVNLPVSNTEYPIDDDTLILSTTDTKGRITYVNQTFIEVSGFSTEELIGKAHNIVRHPDMPPQAFEDLWRTLQAGKPWTGLVKNRRKNGDFYWVLGNATPLIENGSIVGYLSVRTKPSRQVIETIAPIYRQFINGTARNLKIENGGIVRTDFVGKVNSFLKMTLGKRIALYMSIPTLLLLSAVSAGWWGLTQAATTSWLNDFILTTATSGTLLMCLAGFLIRQNTLEPLNKAIEIANTLAAGDLQSKITNKFSDEFGVLIKSLTQMGINLRATVSDVRNSAESVRQASSEIASGNLDLSQRTEEQASSLEETASSMEELTSTVKQNADNARQADHLSTDASDIALRGGQLMNDVVNTMSLISESSNKIASIINVIDGIAFQTNILALNAAVEAARAGEQGRGFAVVATEVRNLAQRSAAAAKEIKNLIDNSVEKVENGTRLVNEAGKTMEEIVTSIKHVAEIMSEITAASQEQSSGIEQVNQAVAQMDEVTQQNAALVEEAAASAESLENQAKDLTGAISIFKVGQAMSNTATIRQITTSKSTSRKNRVISVVKNYQEKKVVNSDRESWNKP
- the ftsZ gene encoding cell division protein FtsZ: MFEIMNNDTQEAVIKVVGVGGCGSNAVDHMIQNGMQGVEFISMNTDAQALKTNKAPTILQLGTGITKGLGAGANPEIGREAALEDRDRIAELIQGADMLFITAGMGGGTGTGAAPVVAQVAKEMGILTVAVVSKPFSFEGKRLVAAKAGMEELSQHVDSLIVIPNDKLMMVLGNDISMLDAFKAANDVLHGAVAGIAEVINCPGLVNVDFADVRTVMSEMGMAMMGSAIAMGVDRARVAAERAVSSPLLEDISLSGARGILVNITASQTLKMREVHEVMNTIKDLTAEDATIIVGTVIDENMTDNLRVTMVATGLGSLVGQSQNQNSPLTVVHTRTGTDDRDSIFSAEEPAVMRTGRRSNATVAAMRQSGVDPMDIPAFLRRQAD
- the ftsA gene encoding cell division protein FtsA, which produces MNKTRDNRNLIVGLDIGTSKIVAIVAEVLPEGGIEIIGLGSHPSRGLKKGVVANIETTVNAIQRALEEAELMADCKIHEVYTGIAGSHIKGFNSNGMVPIKDKEVTEKDVERVMEAAKAVNIPADQQILHVLNQEFIIDGQEDVREPVGMSGIRLEVKVHIVTGAVSAAQNIVKCVHRCGLEVRDLILQPLASAMAVLSEDEKDLGVCLVDIGGGTTDIAVFTHGAIRHTAVIPIAGDQITNDIAMALRTPTKSAEDIKCRYGCALRSLADTKEMVEVPDVGNRGSRQLSKQTLAEVIEPRAEELYCLVQAELRRSGFEELLSSGIVITGGSASLRGMVELGEEIFHMPVRQGLPNYHGNLREVIHTPRYSTGIGLILAGMQQMQHQHGSRLQGGSAKQIFSRMKGWFQRNF
- a CDS encoding cell division protein FtsQ/DivIB, which encodes MWNNHHALNLLAKSLFVLVVMAVLYGIGMQLIRPPLFPIKEINLQVVQGVGKNNSQLQNVHYTQIENLVRKEIEGNFISVNLTAVREAFVKLPWVRDARVNREWPHGLNVTLEEHQALAYWGSQALVNTHGEVFRVTADMDLPVFIGPNEASALEVTQQYRRFNQILAPLQQQIEQVMLTQRYAWRIHLNTGTVLELGRNEIEERLIRYVSVYDHSIARLNQQESLVYVDLRYPNGFAIRMPETMQREPHKSAVKRET